A window of the Podospora bellae-mahoneyi strain CBS 112042 chromosome 6, whole genome shotgun sequence genome harbors these coding sequences:
- the BLI3 gene encoding BLI-3 blue-light-inducible Bli-3 protein (EggNog:ENOG503P0WH; COG:S), which translates to MTRCNSGTLRLWRPRGPLTSWLQTGHIGKVSQVRSSPFYTKHHPKPSKSTHYPLHTVTTPTTTTTTALLPTRSYYSTAIMSSGFSNTSGVKHPDPYKEANLDTQVSTQTKLDDLSKFMDASKFCMMTTVNPKTHQLVSRCMALAGQENGGLDLLFHTNTESGKTDDLAADTHINVGFLNNSGEWASVSGTTEVITDRELVKKHYKPHLKAWVGDLGDGVHDGSANDPRIGIIRVKMATAHYAISHKNIAGRLTEVAKGVVTGDTAVVNKLREISEEEVSKLRLTH; encoded by the exons ATGACGCGGTGCAATTCAGGCACCCTGCGTCTCTGGCGTCCACGGGGTCCTCTTACATCATGGCTTCAGACGGGCCATATAGGAAAGGTATCCCAGGTCAGGAGCTCTCCTTTTTacacaaaacaccaccctaAACCTTCAAAGTCAACACACTACCCACTTCACACCGTGACCACtcctactactactactacaaCCGCACTCCTACCTACCAGATCATATTACAGCACCGCCATCATGTCCTCAGGATTCTCCAACACATCGGGCGTCAAGCACCCCGACCCCTACAAGGAGGCCAACCTCGACACCCAGGTCTCCACTCAAACTAAGCTCGACGACCTCAGCAAGTTCATGGATGCCTCCAAGTTCTGCATGATGACCACGGTCAACCCCAAGACCCATCAATTGGTCTCCAGATGCATGGCCCTGGCTGGTCAA GAAAACGGCGGactcgacctcctcttccacaccaATACCGAGTCAGGCAAGACCGACGACCTCGCCGCCGACACGCACATCAACGttggcttcctcaacaactctGGCGAATGGGCTTCCGTCAGTGGAACCACCGAAGTCATCACTGATCGGGAGCTCGTAAAGAAGCACTACAAGCCTCATCTGAAGGCCTGGGTTGGCGACTTGGGCGATGGCGTCCACGATGGCTCTGCCAATGACCCCAGAATCGGCATCATCCGCGTCAAGATGGCTACAGCTCACTATGCCATCTCGCACAAGAACATTGCCGGCAGATTGACCGAGGTGGCCAAGGGTGTGGTGACTGGCGATACGGCCGTGGTGAACAAGCTGCGCGAGATTAGCGAAGAGGAGGTTTCCAAGCTCAGACTGACTCACTAG
- a CDS encoding hypothetical protein (EggNog:ENOG503NZZF) has protein sequence MDIFDTENFVPPFELRDNEEQVEAWYNNPARQENRRLAEENLRLKKLLRENGISWDRRLTLDLNDPTGSRGTWADLKAARRSSRSGRSDQRLPSLPVEIILYILEYSLTSSQPIIDPLSKLNPHVLLPEEKKMSKAQIAINFLATCKAYHDEGERFLWRNNTFVFTDCLALQNFRNLGLEHRKQITHITMRITARYYDEDFEREHRAPYPTSNPTRNPLRLRVIPRVYDNTLARRGFRSYTWLQVVDFLTVLRPPFDPDHDTTQPRPRLLPALESLRIDLVNFPSDFLTAPSPVEMHALTGHDLSMSLKELQLTGIPECQWGSDMASHLVRMVRDDGLFLKSDSTYVSSNRVRKQSDGDWEPRAVRAWKVLAEEYLQSKKKTNGSSLPMGGGHHGHHSHHGTVKIPAVPAEEGQPETTWQNRRTLWKRVPVSRDSEERVWAEFDRTTGTIILPEEYENPDMDTYDPEELVCHHCQMMHSPYDDDY, from the exons atGGACATCTTTGATACAGAAAAT TTCGTGCCGCCCTTTGAGCTGCGCGATAATGAAGAGCAGGTGGAAGCGTGGTACAACAACCCTGCGCGGCAAGAGAACAGGCGACTTGCTGAAGAAAACCTGCGTCTCAAGAAGCTTCTTCGGGAGAATGGTATCTCGTGGGACCGTCGACTGACGTTAGATCTCAACGACCCAACAGGCTCTCGCGGGACCTGGGCCGACTTAAAGGCGGCGCGCCGCTCCTCCCGCAGTGGGAGGTCTGACCAGCGATTGCCAAGCCTACCGGTCGAGATCATTCTGTACATTCTTGAGTACTCACTCACAAGCAGCCAACCCATTATCGACCCACTGTCCAAGCTCAACCCCCATGTTCTCCTCCCcgaagagaagaagatgtcTAAGGCCCAGATCGCCATCAACTTTCTTGCCACGTGCAAAGCCTATCACGATGAAGGAGAGCGTTTTCTGTGGAGAAACAACACTTTTGTCTTTACCGATTGCCTTGCCCTCCAGAATTTCCGAAACCTTGGGCTCGAGCACCGCAAACAGATAACGCACATCACGATGCGGATCACTGCTAGGTACTACGACGAAGACTTCGAACGCGAGCATAGGGCGCCCTACCCGACGTCAAACCCGACACGGAATCCCCTCCGACTTCGAGTAATCCCTCGTGTTTATGACAATACCCTTGCCCGACGAGGATTCCGCAGCTACACATGGCTTCAGGTTGTCGACTTCCTTACCGTTCTGCGACCACCCTTCGATCCTGATCATGACACCACCCAGCCGCGCCCTCGTCTGCTCCCCGCACTCGAGTCGCTGAGGATCGATTTGGTCAACTTTCCTTCCGACTTCCTCACCGCGCCCTCTCCAGTTGAGATGCACGCCTTGACAGGCCACGACCTCTCCATGAGCCTGAAGGAGCTCCAGCTAACTGGCATCCCCGAGTGTCAGTGGGGCTCAGATATGGCAAGTCATCTTGTCAGGATGGTCAGAGACGACGGATTATTTCTCAAGTCGGACTCTACCTATGTCTCGTCCAACAGGGTGCGGAAACAGTCGGACGGCGACTGGGAGCCCAGAGCAGTCCGGGCTTGGAAGGTCCTGGCTGAGGAGTACCTGcagagcaaaaagaagactAACGGATCTTCTCTCCCCATGGGCGGTGGTCACCACGGCCATCACTCGCACCACGGGACGGTCAAAATACCAGCTGTGCCCgcagaagaagggcaacCGGAGACGACGTGGCAAAACCGACGGACCCTGTGGAAGCGCGTGCCGGTGAGCAGGGATAGCGAGGAGCGAGTATGGGCTGAGTTTGACCGCACCACTGGCACCATAATCCTCCCGGAAGAGTATGAGAATCCAGACATGGATACATACGACCCTGAGGAGCTCGTCTGCCACCATTGTCAGATGATGCACTCCCCTTATGACGACGACTATTGA
- a CDS encoding hypothetical protein (EggNog:ENOG503NWHY; COG:G; CAZy:GH92), translating to MLALLALCWQVLGVEALEDAVFDPLAYVDPLIGASNGGNVFAGASLPYGMAKAVADTNSSSNQGGFTLDGAFVTGFSGMHDSGTGGSPSLGNFPLFPFTNCPEGDINRCVFPKKSRAAHGGFANNTVTAKPGTFGITLNNGIRADMTTTWHTSLFRFTFPTLGSDGQPAQPLILQDLTDLSDSRQDNGSVTVDPETGRITGSARFLPSFGGGNFVLHFCTDFKGADVLDSGIFVNSRGSTEVKNLTISRSINGYPLPGGAFVRFSSGAEPILVRTANSFISAEQACKHAETEIPDYDFGRVSEAAIEKWREKMSIIKVSPAGVEGSLLTNFYSGIYRTMVNPQNYTGENPLWESSEPYFDSFYCIWDLFRSQIPFLIITDPAAVAEMVRSLIDTYRHTGWLPDCRMSLNKGYTQGGSNADNVLADAFIKGIKDGIDWEDGYAAVVKDAEVEPYDWCCEGRGGLDSWKALGYIPVQDFDYKGFGTMTRSISRTLEYAYNDFCISQIAHGLGRTADRDKYLASSSNWKNLFRPDQTSLWWNGTNTGFTGFFQPRYLNGTWAYQNPLNCSNLDTFSVCSLQNTGRETFESSIWEYNFSFVPHDQSTLLILLGGPSLFTSRLDYLHNTNITYIGNEPSFLTVFQYHYSARPALSALRSHSYIPSYFSPTPSGLPGNDDSGAMGSFVALSMMGLFPNPGQNVYLVTPPFFEQVNITSPVTGKVARVRNVNFDGGYKSVYIQSATLNGERYTKNWVDHSFFTEGKELVLVLGDGESDWGTGVGDLPPSLGEYVGFAGGNGTAVNDTSTITGWKRGLEEVVGRAWRGGYVGDVKV from the exons ATGCTTGCCCTTCTTGCTCTTTGCTGGCAAGTCCTGGGCGTCGAAGCGCTGGAGGACGCCGTTTTCGATCCCCTCGCCTACGTCGATCCACTAATTGGGGCCAGCAACGGTGGAAATGTCTTTGCAGGAGCTTCGCTGCCATATGGCATGGCAAAGGCGGTGGCTGATACCAatagcagcagcaaccaagGCGGATTCACATTGGATGGCGCGTTTGTCACTGGCTTCAGCGGCATGCACGACAGTGGAACTGGCGGGAGTCCAAGTCTGGGAAACTTCCCACTGttccccttcaccaactGTCCAGAAGGTGACATCAATCGATGTGTTTTCCCCAAAAAGAGCCGAGCTGCCCATGGAGGGTTCGCCAATAACACCGTGACAGCAAAACCCGGCACCTTCGGCATTACCCTGAACAACGGCATCAGAGCCGACATGACCACAACCTGGCACACGTCACTCTTTAGGTTTACCTTTCCAACGCTTGGATCAGACGGCCAGCCGGCTCAACCGCTCATCCTGCAGGACCTCACAGACTTGTCTGATTCCCGGCAGGACAACGGCAGCGTAACGGTTGACCCCGAGACAGGACGCATCACCGGGAGTGCCCGCTTCCTGCCGAGCTTCGGTGGCGGCAACTTTGTGCTGCACTTTTGCACAGACTTCAAAGGCGCCGATGTTTTGGACAGCGGGATCTTTGTCAACAGTCGAGGCAGCACAGAGGTGAAGAACTTGACCATTTCCAGGTCGATCAATGGATATCCATTGCCTGGGGGGGCATTTGTCAGGTTCAGCTCAGGGGCAGAGCCAATCTTGGTCAGGACAGCCAACAGCTTCATCAGTGCTGAACAAGCCTGCAAACACGCCGAAACGGAGATTCCAGATTATGACTTCGGGAGGGTGTCAGAAGCTGCTATCGAAAAATGGAGAGAGAAAATGAGCATTATCAAGGTGTCGCCTGCGGGAGTGGAAGGTTCGCTGTTGACCAACTTTTACAGCGGCATCTATCGGACCATGGTCAATCCTCAGAATTACACCGGGGAAAATCCGTTGTGGGAGAGCAGTGAGCCATACTTTGACTCGTTTTATTGCATCTGGGACCTCTTCCGCTCCCAAATTCCGTTTCTTATCATCACTGATCCAGCCGCAGTGGCCGAGATGGTGCGTTCGCTCATAGATACCTACCGGCACACTGGCTGGCTGCCAGACTGCCGCATGAGTCTCAACAAGGGCTACACCCAG GGTGGATCAAACGCAGACAACGTCCTGGCCGATGCCTTCATCAAGGGCATAAAAGACGGCATCGAT TGGGAAGATGGCTACGCAGCCGTAGTCAAAGATGCAGAAGTCGAGCCCTACGACTGGTGCTGCGAAGGCCGTGGCGGCCTCGACAGCTGGAAAGCTCTAGGCTACATCCCCGTCCAAGACTTTGACTACAAAGGCTTCGGCACCATGACCCGCAGCATCTCCCGAACCCTCGAGTACGCCTACAACGACTTTTGCATCTCCCAAATCGCCCACGGGCTAGGCCGCACGGCCGACAGGGACAAGTACCTTGCCTCCAGCAGCAACTGGAAAAACCTCTTCCGCCCTGACCAGACCTCCCTCTGGTGGAACGGCACAAACACAGGCTTCACCGGGTTTTTCCAACCGCGCTACCTCAACGGGACCTGGGCTTACCAAAACCCCCTTAATTGctccaacctcgacaccTTTTCCGTCTGCTCCCTGCAAAACACCGGGAGGGAGACCTTCGAAAGCTCCATCTGGGAGTACAACTT TAGCTTCGTCCCCCACGACCAATCAACCCTCctgatcctcctcggcggcccatccctcttcacctcccgCTTAGACTACCTCCACAACACAAACATAACCTACATCGGCAACGAAccctccttcctcaccgtCTTCCAATACCACTACTCCGCCCGccccgccctctccgccctccgaTCCCACAGTTACATCCCCTCCtacttctcccccaccccctccggccTCCCCGGCAACGACGACTCGGGCGCAATGGGCTCGTTTGTCGCGCTCTCAATGATGggcctcttccccaacccggGACAAAACGTTTACCTTGTTACTCCGCCGTTTTTCGAACAAGTCAACATTACCAGCCCGGTAACGGGAAAGGTGGCAAGGGTGAGGAATGTTAACTTTGATGGGGGGTACAAGAGTGTATACATCCAGAGTGCGACGCTCAATGGGGAGAGATACACCAAGAACTGGGTTGATCACAGTTTTTTCACCGAGGGGAAGGAGTTGGTGCTTGTGctgggggatggggagagtgattgggggacgggggtgggggatctGCCGCCTAGTTTGGGGGAGTATGTTGGTTTTGCGGGGGGGAATGGGACAGCTGTGAATGATACCAGTACTATAAcggggtggaaaagggggttggaagaggtggttgggagggCGTGGAGGGGTGGTTATGTTGGGGATGTAAAAGTATGA
- the SNU23 gene encoding U4/U6.U5 snRNP associated protein (COG:A; EggNog:ENOG503P28K) → MTGKGSAYGQAAGDTDFRKKYDLDEYAAKAAAREAAEKEERKARYEAKLAGKKYYKPMDGTETLTVARNATQDFSKMVGTTSLVPAGAGVGKRGRGAGFYCEACDLTFKDNLQWLEHTNSMQHQRAVGATGQVKKATAEEVHARIEALWQRQQELKREQKEAALKAKTDYGEDVRIEGEHDEDDMMAAMGFTGFGTTAKK, encoded by the exons ATGACAGGCAAAGGCTCCGCCTACGGCCAAGCAGCCGGCGACACCGACTTTCGCAAAAAGTACGACCTCGACGAGTACGCCGCCAAAGCTGCCGCCCGTGAAgccgccgagaaggaagagcGCAAAGCCCGGTACGAAGCCAAGCTGGCGGGCAAGAAATACTACAAGCCCATGGACGGTACCGAGACCCTCACTGTCGCGCGCAATGCCACGCAGGACTTCTCCAAGATGGTCGGCACGACGTCTCTGGTGCCAGCCGGCGCCGGAGTCGGAAAAAGAGGACGGGGCGCTGGCTTCTACTGCGAGGCTTGCGACTTGACGTTCAAGGACAATCTACAATGGCTGGAGCACACGAATAGCATGCAGCACCAGCGGGCTGTCGGTGCGACGGGgcaggtgaagaaggcgacggcggaggaggtgcatGCTAGGATTGAGGCGCTGTGGCAAAGGCAGCaggagttgaagagggaGCAG aaggaggcggcgtTGAAGGCGAAGACGGActatggggaggatgtgaggATCGAGGGGGAGCatgacgaggatgatatGATGGCCGCCATGGGGTTTACTGGCTTCGGGACGACGGCGAAGAAATGA
- the ALG1 gene encoding mannosyltransferase (CAZy:GT33; BUSCO:EOG09262Z2S; COG:O; EggNog:ENOG503NTXV) has protein sequence MAGLISLVLLGLLIAYIVLKPSRYNGHTTGKGVPVHILVLGDIGRSPRMTYHALSIAKHGGKVKLIGYLETSPHPDILTNPNITLIPLPTPPSRPPSVPFLLFAPIKVIFQILHLSYLLLYLLPPSAWLLVQTPPSIPTLAIASLTSYLRNSHLIIDWHNYGWTILSSTKGPSHPFVSLSKIYETYLGRLGSHHLTVTNAMARQLRAAPYSIPPHKPMIPVHDRPAAIFQPILSPDARNEALDKILFPSGREYYRALVSGKMKLLVSSTSWTPDEDFSLLLSALTMYAARPDAVPILALITGKGPQKEYYDDKIDALVKEGKLPNVRIATLFLPFEDYARLLACADLGVCLHMSSSGVDLPMKVVDMFGAGLPVVAYGGYESFGELVKEGVNGRGFETGEELAGVLGELLKPEGENELKHLKKGAVEEGRRRWDEEWDGTVGKLMGFVEESS, from the exons ATGGCAGGGCTCATCAGCCTTGTCCTTTTGGGCTTATTAATAGCCTACATCGTCCTGAAGCCATCAAGATACAATGGACACACCACAGGGAAGGGGGTGCCAGTTCACATTCTGGTCCTTGGTGATATTGGGAGGAGTCCCCGCATGACATATCATGCCCTGAGCATCGCCAAACATGGAGGAAAAGTCAAGCTTATAGGATATCTCG AAACCTCTCCTCACCCCGACATCCTCACCAatcccaacatcaccctcatccccctccccacccctccttcccgcccTCCCTCTGTCCCCTTCTTACTATTCGCCCCTATCAAAGTCAtcttccaaatcctccacctctcctacctcctcctctacctcctccccccctccgcctggCTTTTGGtccaaacccccccctccatccccaccctcgccatcgccagCCTCACCTCCTACCTCCGCAACTCCCACCTGATAATCGACTGGCACAACTACGGCTGGacaatcctctcctccaccaaaggaccctcccacccctttgtctccctctccaaaatctACGAAACCTACCTCGGTCGCTTAGGCTCTCACCACCTGACGGTGACGAACGCCATGGCCCGCCAACTCCGCGCCGCCCCCTACAGCATcccccctcacaaacccATGATCCCCGTCCACGACCGGCCCGCGGCAATCTTCCAACCTatcctctcccccgacgCTCGCAACGAAGCCCTAGACAAGATATTATTCCCCTCCGGAAGGGAATACTACCGCGCCCTGGTCTCGGGCAAGATGAAGCTTCTTGTCTCGAGCACGTCCTGGACACCGGACGAGgatttctctcttcttctctccgCCCTCACCATGTACGCAGCCAGACCTGACGCGGTCCCAATCCTGGCGCTCATCACCGGGAAGGGACCGCAAAAAGAGTATTATGACGACAAGATTGATGCTCTGGTCAAGGAAGGGAAGCTACCTAACGTGAGGATTGCCACTTTGTTTCTACCCTTTGAGGACTACGCCAGGTTGCTGGCATGTGCTGATCTGGGGGTTTGTCTGCATATGAGCTCTTCGGGGGTGGATTTGCCGAtgaaggtggtggacatGTTTGGGGCTGggctgccggtggtggcgtATGGGGGGTATGAGAGTTTTGgggagctggtcaaggagggggtgaatgGGAGGGGTTTTGAGActggggaggagctggcgggggtgctgggggagttgttgaagccggagggggagaacGAGTTGAAACacttgaagaagggggccgtggaggaggggaggaggaggtgggatgaGGAGTGGGATGGGACAGTGGGGAAGTTGATGGGTTTCGTCGAGGAAAGTTCTTGA
- the DPH5 gene encoding diphthine synthase (EggNog:ENOG503NW84; BUSCO:EOG09263JW5; COG:J), whose amino-acid sequence MLYLVGLGLSDETDITVKGLEIVKRASRVYLEAYTSILLVDQSVLESYYGRPISIADREMVESNSDEILRDADKEDVAFCVVGDPFGATTHTDLVLRARELGIRVATVPNASIMSGIGAAGLQLYNFGQTVSMVFFLDNWRPASFYDRIKENRQIGLHTLVLLDIKVKEQSLENMARGRKIYEPPRYMTVGTCASQMLEVEEEKKEGVYGPDSLAIGAARVGGKTEKFVAGTLKELCDADELLGGPLHSLVLLGRRTHELEHDYVREFAVNKENWDRIWKADYEGKH is encoded by the coding sequence ATGCTCTACCTCGTCGGCCTAGGCCTCTCAGACGAGACCGATATCACGGTCAAGGGCCTCGAGATCGTCAAGCGCGCCTCCCGCGTCTATCTCGAAGCCTACACCTCgatcctcctcgtcgaccAGTCCGTCCTCGAGTCCTACTACGGCCgccccatctccatcgctGACCGCGAAATGGTCGAGTCCAACTCGGACGAGATCCTCCGCGATGCCGACAAGGAGGACGTCGCCTTTTGCGTCGTCGGCGACCCCTTTGGCGCGACTACACACACCGACCTCGTCCTGAGGGCTCGCGAGCTCGGCATCCGAGTCGCGACTGTGCCTAACGCGAGCATCATGTCTGGCATCGGCGCGGCGGGGTTGCAGCTGTACAACTTTGGGCAGACGGTGTCGATGGTGTTCTTTTTGGACAATTGGAGGCCGGCGAGCTTTTATGATCGGATCAAGGAGAATAGGCAGATTGGGCTGCATACGTTGGTGCTTCTGGAtatcaaggtcaaggagcaGAGCTTGGAGAATATGGCGAGGGGGAGAAAGATTTATGAGCCACCTAGGTATATGACCGTCGGGACTTGCGCCAGTCAAAtgctggaggttgaggaggaaaagaaggagggtgtGTACGGGCCAGACAGTCTTGCTATTGGCGCTGCAAGGGTGGGAGGCAAGACGGAGAAGTTTGTTGCCGGTACACTCAAAGAGCTTTGCGATGCCGATGAGCTGCTTGGAGGGCCGCTTCACAGTTTGGTGCTGCTTGGCAGGAGGACACACGAGCTGGAACATGACTATGTCAGGGAATTTGCTGTCAACAAGGAGAACTGGGACAGGATATGGAAGGCTGATTATGAGGGAAAGCATTGA
- the MSC2 gene encoding putative zinc transporter msc2 (COG:P; EggNog:ENOG503NUJZ; BUSCO:EOG092621CK), with amino-acid sequence MTSTYALPATAIHQHHPSSDHGCSHSHSHGHNNGHLHSTSSLGGLSPTRSRKESRANGGHSHNRSQDHDINHTNHRANSSVPKPLNLGPTLSSNAHWRTESTLGGKPLVTPTSASFDAAGIYQPPASRVRADTRSHDHSHDHDYDHGHGHSHDHDHGHGHGHDHSVERSRFTKFLLPRIARWPLVHAVVVEKDSRRIFYFMSLNLAFMMIQAFYGYVTDSLGLLSDSIHMFFDCVALAVGLFAAVASKWPPSERFPYGFGKIETLSGFANGVFLILISVEIMIEACERMMEGRETKRLGELFVVSTLGLLVNLVGMAAFGHHHHGHDHGHSHSGCGGHSHGHDHKHDHGHDHDHRDEKKDAHGHSHSHSHDNENMYGIYLHVLADTLGSAAVIVSTILTHFYKWAGWDPLASFLIALLILLSALPLVKSSARRLLLTIPPEIEYNLRDTLSGITGLKGVVSYAAPKFWMDDRHSEGGPANKLLGVMHVVAGRGMDMEDVRDRVRNYLLEHNIDITLQVEREGDTSCWCGVGRSPLSQAHKSTNSISIF; translated from the exons ATGACATCGACATACGCCTTGCCAGCGACAGccatccatcaacatcatccttCCTCCGACCACGGCTGTTCGCAT TCCCACAGCCATGGTCACAACAACGGCCACTTACATAGCACCTCATCACTGGGTGGACTGAGCCCGACTCGAAGCAGGAAGGAGTCCAGAGCTAATGGCGGTCACTCCCACAATCGCAGCCAGGATCATgacatcaaccacaccaacCACCGAGCCAACTCGAGCGTCCCTAAGCCACTAAATCTCGGGCCGACGTTGAGTTCCAACGCGCACTGGAGGACCGAGTCGACACTGGGAGGCAAGCCTTTGGTTACACCAACCAGCGCCAGCTTCGACGCCGCCGGGATATACCAACCGCCGGCTTCCAGAGTGCGCGCCGATACACGCTCCCACGACCACTCCCACGACCATGACTACGATCACGGACATGGGCACAGTCATGATCATGACCATGGCCACGGTCATGGCCATGATCACTCGGTGGAGCGGTCAAGATTCACAAAGTTCTTGCTACCGCGGATCGCGAGGTGGCCCCTAGTCCATGCGGTGGTAGTGGAGAAGGACTCTCGCCGAATATTCTACTTTATGTC ACTCAACCTCGCGTTTATGATGATCCAAGCATTTTACGGCTATGTCACAGATTCCCTTGGTCTGTTGAGTGACAGCATTCATATGTTCTTCGACTGCGTGGCATTGGCAGTCGGCCTGTTTGCTGCCGTTGCGAGCAAATGGCCACCGAGCGAGCGGTTCCCATACGGCTTTGGCAAAATCGAGACGTTGAGCGGTTTTGCCAACGGTGTGTTTCTGATTCTCATCAGCGTCGAAATTATGATTGAGGCGTGTGAGCGCATGATGGAGGGCAGGGAAACCAAACGGCTTGGAGAGCTGTTTGTGGTCAGCACGCTGGGCCTACTGGTCAATTTGGTGGGCATGGCGGCATTCGggcaccatcatcatggacATGATCATGGGCACTCTCAtagtggttgtggtggacaTTCGCATGGTCACGATCACAAACACGACCATGGCCATGATCACGACCACAGGGATGAGAAAAAGGATGCCCACGGTCACTCGCATTCGCACTCCCACGACAACGAAAACATGTACGGCATCTATCTTCATGTGTTAGCCGACACTTTGGGAAGCGCGGCTGTTATCGTATCGACCATTCTTACACACTTTTATAagtgggctggctgggatcCTCTGGCCTCTTTCCTCATTGCTCTCCTGATTTTGCTTTCGGCGCTGCCGCTGGTCAAGTCTTCGGCAAGGAGGTTACTGCTTACGATTCCACCCGAGATCGAGTATAACTTGCGCGATACCCTGTCTGGAATCACAGGTTTGAAGGGTGTGGTCAGCTACGCGGCGCCCAAGTTTTGGATGGATGACCGGCACAGTGAGGGCGGGCCGGCGAATAAACTGCTCGGTGTCATGCACGTTGTGGCGGGCCGGGGCATGGACATGGAGGACGTGCGGGATCGTGTGCGCAACTACCTGCTTGAACACAACATTGATATCACGTTGCAGGTCGAGCGGGAAGGGGACACAAGCTGCTGGTGTGGCGTAGGACGGAGTCCGCTCTCCCAGGCTCACAAGTCGACAAATAGCATCAGCATCTTCtag
- the ubc15 gene encoding Ubiquitin-conjugating enzyme E2 15 (EggNog:ENOG503P1QQ; COG:O), giving the protein MNHFGYLLLNMKANSLEAPNSVMVVGTETGTGTPCRRFHSGGGEPPAFDPAAARSRWTHVIVLTPFKSTNARSPTIARQHQSYQTSVESNTPNLVREFDPVIQTNTSQYHPAKTSQLAGFKHTTPYHNHHIINTMSSVSSAAAASLLKRQLKQMQTDKDIPGISCGLVSDNNIFEWEVMLMISDECKYYGGGNFRAILTFPPTYPLMPPKLVFQSPIPFHPNIYPDGRLCISILHPPEEDISGYEKASERWSPVQSPESILLSVISLFEDPNDESPANLDAAVLLREEREGKSREFRKRVRQCVRESLGED; this is encoded by the exons ATGAATCATTTCGGATATCTTTTGCTGAACATGAAAGCAAACAGTCTCGAGGCCCCCAATtccgtgatggtggttggaacAGAGACCGGGACAGGGACCCCCTGTCGCCGTTTTCATTCGGGAGGCGGGGAACCGCCCGCTTTTGATCCCGCTGCTGCAAGAAGCCGCTGGACCCATGTCATCGTCTTGACACCATTCAAGTCGACAAACGCCCGGAGCCCCACGATTGCACGACAACATCAGTCTTACCAAACCAGCGTTGAATCGAACACGCCCAATCTCGTCCGCGAGTTTGACCCCGTGATTCAAACAAATACTTCCCAGTACCACCCCGCCAAAACCTCCCAGCTAGCAGGCTTTAAGCACACAACACCATACCACaatcaccacatcatcaacaccatgtcCAGCGTCTCTTCAGCAGCggccgcctccctcctcaagcgACAGCTCAAACAAATGCAAACCGACAAAGACATTCCAGGCATTTCATGCGGCCTCGTCTCGGACAATAATATCTTCGAGTGGGAAGTCATGCTGATGATTAGCGACGAGTGTAAATACTACGGCG GAGGCAACTTCCGcgccatcctcaccttccccccaacctATCCCTTGATGCCCCCCAAGCTCGTCTTCCAGTCACCCATCCCGTTCCACCCAAACATCTATCCCGACGGGAGATTGTGTATTTCGATCTTGCACCCCCCAGAAGAGGACATTTCGGGGTATGAAAAGGCTAGCGAGAGGTGGAGTCCGGTGCAGAGCCCCGAGTCGATATTGCTCAGTGTGATTAGCTTGTTTGAGGATCCGAATGACGAGAGTCCGGCGAATTTGGAcgcggcggtgttgttgagggaggagagggagggaaagAGTAGGGAGTTTAGGAAAAGGGTCAGGCAGTGTGTTAGGGAGAGTTTGGGAGAGGATTAA